Proteins from a genomic interval of Lelliottia amnigena:
- the yesO gene encoding ABC transporter substrate-binding protein YesO: MKKVLLSAAISATLGLTALPSMAQDVDLRMSWWGGNGRHQVTLKALEEFHKQNPDINVKAEYTGWDGHLSRLTTQIAGGTEPDVMQTNWNWLPIFSKNGDGFYDLNKMKDVIDLTQFDPKELQSTTVNGKLNGIPISVTARVFYFNDETWKKAGVEYPKTWDALMAAGKAFESKLGKQYYPVVLEHQDTLALLNSYMIQKYNIPAVDEKAKKFSYTKEQWVEFFQTYKNLVDSHVMPDTKYYASFGKSNMYEMKPWIQGEWGGTYMWNSTINKYSDNLKPPAKLELGNYPMLPGATDAGLFFKPAQMLSIGKTTKNPEAAAKVINFLLNSKEGVHTLGLERGVPLSKVAVQYLTEDGTIKESDPSVAGLRMAQSLPAKLSVSPYFDDPQIVAQFGTSLQYIDYGQKTVEETAADFQRQAERILKRAMR; the protein is encoded by the coding sequence ATGAAAAAAGTGCTTTTAAGCGCAGCAATCTCCGCTACCCTGGGCCTTACCGCGCTACCATCAATGGCGCAAGATGTTGATTTACGTATGTCCTGGTGGGGGGGCAATGGCCGTCATCAGGTGACGCTGAAGGCGTTAGAAGAGTTCCATAAACAGAACCCTGACATTAACGTCAAAGCAGAATACACCGGTTGGGACGGTCACTTGTCCCGTCTGACCACGCAAATCGCGGGCGGCACAGAGCCGGACGTGATGCAGACCAACTGGAACTGGCTGCCAATTTTCTCGAAAAATGGCGACGGTTTCTACGATCTGAACAAAATGAAAGACGTGATCGACTTAACGCAGTTTGATCCGAAAGAGCTGCAGTCCACCACGGTTAACGGCAAGCTGAACGGGATCCCAATCTCCGTGACGGCTCGCGTGTTCTACTTCAATGACGAGACCTGGAAAAAAGCGGGAGTTGAATACCCGAAAACCTGGGACGCGTTGATGGCGGCGGGTAAAGCCTTCGAAAGCAAGCTGGGCAAACAGTATTACCCTGTGGTTCTGGAACACCAGGATACGCTGGCGCTGCTGAACTCTTACATGATTCAGAAATACAACATTCCTGCGGTTGATGAGAAAGCCAAAAAGTTCTCCTACACCAAAGAGCAGTGGGTTGAATTCTTCCAGACCTATAAAAATCTGGTGGATAGCCACGTGATGCCTGACACCAAATACTATGCGTCATTTGGTAAGAGCAACATGTATGAAATGAAGCCATGGATTCAGGGTGAATGGGGCGGAACTTACATGTGGAACTCCACCATTAATAAGTATTCCGATAACCTGAAGCCACCAGCAAAACTGGAGCTGGGTAACTACCCAATGCTGCCGGGTGCAACCGATGCGGGCCTGTTCTTTAAACCTGCACAGATGCTCTCTATCGGTAAAACGACCAAAAACCCAGAAGCCGCTGCAAAAGTGATTAACTTCCTGCTGAACAGCAAAGAAGGCGTGCACACTCTGGGCCTTGAGCGCGGCGTACCATTAAGCAAAGTCGCGGTACAGTACCTGACTGAAGATGGCACCATCAAAGAGAGCGATCCGTCTGTTGCGGGTCTGCGCATGGCGCAATCTCTGCCAGCTAAACTCTCCGTGTCACCTTACTTTGACGATCCGCAGATCGTGGCGCAGTTTGGTACCTCTCTGCAGTACATCGACTATGGCCAGAAAACCGTAGAAGAGACCGCGGCAGACTTCCAGCGTCAGGCTGAACGTATCCTGAAACGCGCAATGCGCTAA
- the oatA gene encoding Predicted acyltransferases — protein sequence MSNITISLASDKSTEKVNFRHDINLLRGLAILSVVFYHFVPKLLPGGFIGVDIFFVISGYLMTSIITKNAIKGDFSFISFYSARFRRIVPALFVVTITLMLAFWYWLPTVEYRKLGNYVGTSYYLFQTSG from the coding sequence ATGAGTAATATAACAATATCGTTAGCAAGCGATAAATCCACAGAGAAAGTAAATTTTCGCCACGATATAAATTTATTACGTGGGCTGGCCATTTTATCCGTTGTTTTTTACCACTTCGTGCCAAAGTTGCTACCAGGTGGATTTATAGGTGTTGACATTTTCTTTGTTATCTCCGGCTACTTGATGACATCAATAATCACAAAAAATGCCATCAAGGGAGATTTTTCATTCATATCTTTTTACTCAGCCAGATTCAGACGGATAGTTCCGGCACTATTTGTCGTGACTATCACGCTGATGCTTGCATTTTGGTACTGGTTGCCAACAGTCGAATACAGAAAACTCGGGAACTACGTTGGTACGTCGTATTATTTATTTCAAACATCAGGTTAA
- the ycjO_2 gene encoding binding-protein-dependent transport system inner membrane protein, whose product MNENKMLGLAWISPYIIGLILFTAFPFVSSFFLSFTDYDLMSPPVFNGIENYRYMFTEDALFWKSMGVTFAYVFLTIPLKLAFALGIAFVLNFKLRGIGFFRTAYYIPSILGSSVAIAVLWRALFAIDGLLNSFIGVFGFDAVNWLGEPSLALMSVTLLRVWQFGSAMVIFLAALQNVPQSQYEAAMIDGASKWQMFTKVTVPLITPVIFFNFIMQTTQAFQEFTGPYVITGGGPTYSTYLFSLYIYDTAFKYFDMGYGAALAWILFLVVAVFAAIAFKSSKYWVFYSADKGGKNG is encoded by the coding sequence ATGAATGAAAACAAAATGCTGGGGCTTGCGTGGATATCACCCTATATCATCGGGTTGATACTCTTTACCGCATTCCCCTTCGTTTCATCTTTCTTTCTCAGTTTTACTGATTACGATTTGATGAGTCCGCCGGTATTTAACGGCATCGAAAACTATCGCTACATGTTTACCGAAGATGCACTCTTCTGGAAATCCATGGGCGTCACCTTTGCGTATGTATTTTTGACCATCCCACTGAAACTCGCGTTTGCACTGGGAATTGCGTTTGTCCTGAACTTTAAATTACGTGGCATAGGATTCTTCCGTACCGCTTACTATATTCCGTCAATCCTTGGCAGCTCTGTCGCAATTGCCGTTTTGTGGCGCGCACTGTTTGCAATTGATGGCCTGCTGAACAGCTTCATTGGCGTATTTGGTTTTGACGCGGTGAACTGGCTCGGTGAGCCTTCTCTGGCGCTGATGTCCGTCACGCTGCTTCGCGTCTGGCAGTTTGGCTCGGCGATGGTTATCTTCCTGGCAGCACTACAGAACGTTCCGCAATCTCAGTATGAAGCGGCAATGATCGACGGTGCGTCTAAATGGCAGATGTTCACGAAAGTCACCGTGCCGCTGATTACGCCGGTTATTTTCTTCAACTTCATCATGCAAACCACCCAGGCGTTCCAGGAATTTACTGGACCCTACGTCATCACGGGCGGCGGACCAACCTACTCCACGTATCTGTTCTCGCTGTACATCTACGACACCGCATTCAAGTACTTTGACATGGGCTACGGCGCTGCGCTGGCCTGGATCCTGTTCCTGGTAGTCGCTGTCTTTGCCGCTATCGCCTTTAAGTCTTCGAAATACTGGGTGTTCTACTCCGCCGATAAGGGAGGCAAAAATGGCTGA
- the ugpC_2 gene encoding ABC transporter: protein MAEVIFNKLEKVYSNGFKAVHAIDLKIAEGEFMVIVGPSGCAKSTTLRMLAGLETISGGEVRIGEKIVNNLAPKERGIAMVFQNYALYPHMTVRENLAFGLKLSKLPKAQIEAQVNEAAKILELDELLDRLPRQLSGGQAQRVAVGRAIVKKPDVFLFDEPLSNLDAKLRASMRIRISDLHKQLKASGKPATTVYVTHDQTEAMTMGDRICVMKLGHIMQVDTPDNLYHRPKNMFVAGFIGSPEMNIRASKLVQQDGQLSLTIGNQTMPLSAELKEKVASYADKDMFYGIRPDFVSISDEPFAEGSCSGEMVRAENMGHEFFVYLKVGEYELTARIPSDEAKPLINKGLHRKVYFKFDMHKCHIFDAKTEQNISL, encoded by the coding sequence ATGGCTGAAGTTATTTTCAACAAACTGGAAAAGGTTTACTCCAACGGCTTCAAAGCGGTACATGCTATCGACCTGAAAATCGCTGAAGGGGAATTCATGGTGATTGTCGGTCCGTCCGGCTGCGCCAAATCAACGACCCTGCGCATGCTGGCCGGGCTGGAAACCATCAGCGGTGGCGAAGTGCGCATCGGTGAGAAAATCGTGAACAACCTCGCGCCAAAAGAACGCGGGATTGCGATGGTGTTCCAGAACTATGCGCTGTATCCGCACATGACCGTGCGTGAAAACCTGGCCTTTGGCCTGAAGCTGAGCAAGCTGCCAAAAGCGCAGATCGAAGCGCAGGTTAACGAAGCGGCAAAAATCCTCGAGCTCGATGAGCTGCTGGATCGTCTGCCGCGTCAGCTTTCCGGTGGTCAGGCGCAGCGTGTGGCCGTAGGCCGTGCGATTGTGAAAAAACCCGATGTGTTCCTGTTCGATGAACCGCTGTCTAACCTGGATGCCAAGCTGCGTGCCTCGATGCGTATCCGTATCTCTGACCTGCACAAGCAGTTGAAGGCTTCCGGCAAGCCGGCTACCACGGTATACGTCACACACGACCAGACCGAAGCAATGACCATGGGCGACCGCATCTGCGTGATGAAGCTCGGCCATATCATGCAGGTGGATACCCCGGATAACCTGTACCACAGACCGAAAAACATGTTCGTAGCCGGCTTTATTGGATCGCCAGAAATGAACATCCGTGCCAGCAAACTGGTGCAGCAGGACGGTCAGCTGTCTCTGACCATTGGCAACCAGACCATGCCGTTAAGCGCAGAGCTGAAAGAGAAAGTCGCCAGCTACGCCGATAAAGACATGTTCTACGGCATTCGCCCGGACTTTGTGTCGATCTCCGATGAGCCATTCGCGGAGGGAAGTTGCAGCGGCGAGATGGTTCGCGCTGAAAACATGGGACACGAATTCTTCGTTTACCTGAAAGTTGGCGAGTACGAACTGACTGCCCGAATTCCTTCCGATGAAGCTAAGCCTCTGATCAACAAGGGCCTTCACCGTAAGGTGTATTTTAAGTTCGACATGCATAAGTGTCATATCTTTGACGCGAAAACTGAACAGAACATCTCTCTCTAA
- a CDS encoding oligogalacturonide lyase, whose amino-acid sequence MKGKIIPLNFRSRLDTETGHEVIRMTPPHIICHRNYFYQKCFTQDGSKIIFGGAFEGHWNYYLLDIEKQHATQLTEGAGDNTFGGFLSDDDKSLWYVKNSRELRRVDLESFEEHVVYEVDDEWVAYGTWVANSDCTKLVGIEIKKSDWQPLTDWSKFREFYFTQPECRLINIDLCTGEPRVILQEKRWLGHPIYRPFDDNTVAFCHEGPRDAIDARMWLINEDGSNLRKVRQHAPGESFTHEFWVPDGSALYYVAHKENDPQRYLFSADPHSLDNRQLMAIPPCSHLMSNFDGSLIVGDGAPHNTGDISLNDPFIWVFDIAAGTQKAVCQHNTSWKVLDGDRQVTHPHPSFSPDNKWVLYTSDEEGMPALYLCAV is encoded by the coding sequence ATGAAAGGCAAAATCATCCCACTGAATTTTCGCTCGCGTCTGGATACAGAAACCGGACACGAGGTGATACGGATGACGCCCCCGCACATCATTTGTCACCGTAATTATTTCTATCAAAAGTGTTTTACGCAGGACGGCAGCAAGATCATTTTTGGTGGCGCATTCGAAGGCCACTGGAATTACTACCTGTTAGATATTGAAAAACAACATGCAACCCAACTGACCGAGGGCGCTGGCGATAATACCTTTGGCGGTTTTTTATCTGATGACGATAAATCTCTGTGGTATGTGAAAAACAGCCGTGAGCTGCGCCGGGTTGATCTCGAGAGTTTCGAAGAGCATGTGGTGTATGAAGTGGATGATGAGTGGGTGGCGTACGGCACCTGGGTCGCGAATTCTGATTGCACAAAACTGGTCGGAATCGAGATTAAAAAGAGCGACTGGCAGCCGCTGACAGACTGGAGCAAATTCCGCGAGTTTTACTTCACCCAGCCGGAATGCCGCCTCATTAACATCGATTTATGCACGGGTGAACCGCGCGTGATTTTGCAAGAAAAACGCTGGCTAGGGCACCCCATTTATCGCCCGTTCGACGACAATACCGTCGCGTTTTGTCACGAAGGACCGCGCGATGCGATTGATGCCCGTATGTGGTTGATCAACGAGGACGGTAGCAATCTGCGTAAGGTGCGCCAGCATGCGCCAGGTGAAAGCTTTACTCATGAATTCTGGGTGCCGGACGGTTCCGCGCTGTATTACGTGGCGCATAAAGAAAACGATCCGCAGCGCTATCTGTTTAGCGCGGACCCTCACTCTCTCGACAACCGCCAGCTCATGGCGATCCCACCGTGCTCACATCTGATGAGCAATTTCGACGGGTCGCTGATTGTTGGCGACGGCGCGCCGCACAATACCGGCGATATCAGTCTGAACGATCCGTTTATTTGGGTGTTTGATATTGCGGCCGGAACGCAAAAAGCCGTTTGTCAGCACAACACGAGCTGGAAAGTGTTGGATGGCGATCGGCAGGTGACGCATCCGCACCCGTCGTTTTCACCGGACAATAAGTGGGTTCTGTATACGTCGGATGAGGAAGGGATGCCGGCACTTTATCTTTGCGCCGTCTGA
- a CDS encoding Predicted acyltransferases, translating to MLCGGLSFFLTAKMSSTVRNFGAATGLVAIILCAFLLDQNVTWPGIFTVIPVASTMLCIICNSQTLASQLDRHISWVGLSSYSVYLWHWPLAVLLVYANVNNDVRWVSLALIASFIIGVLSWKTIENPARSALARISNLSLLTVAVVFAGSLYLTSYAIKNQIVTNDPNPRVDVIASEAINKNYSEDSRTHISHYGSGPVKAIIIGDSHAVATATVLASAVGDNGSVVGLTYSGCPNIAFGDLKDHPGCSLFNQQLLNRLSEFNSQTPVFLVNRSTHYIENGLIDFGSRTDSKEKNDELFKESYSEMVCAIRKRHNVFMVNPIPEMPVNVPRRISHDLMMGKTPEDIFTTVQSYIERNHLILDAQKNAAKSCSAEILKPIDYLCHDGLCYGSENLQPLYFDDNHISETGNKKLIPMFKSALK from the coding sequence ATGTTGTGTGGCGGGTTAAGTTTTTTCTTAACCGCAAAGATGAGTTCTACTGTCAGAAATTTTGGTGCCGCAACAGGTCTTGTTGCTATCATTCTTTGTGCATTCTTATTAGATCAAAATGTGACTTGGCCAGGCATATTTACAGTAATACCTGTTGCCAGCACAATGCTGTGTATCATCTGTAATAGCCAAACATTGGCGTCCCAGTTAGATCGTCATATTAGTTGGGTCGGTTTAAGTTCGTACTCCGTCTACCTGTGGCACTGGCCCCTTGCGGTATTGCTGGTTTATGCCAACGTAAACAACGATGTTCGTTGGGTAAGTCTTGCACTCATCGCATCGTTTATTATTGGTGTTCTCTCATGGAAAACTATCGAAAACCCAGCAAGAAGCGCATTAGCCCGGATTTCCAACCTTTCGCTTTTAACGGTGGCTGTAGTCTTTGCAGGAAGTCTTTATTTGACTTCATATGCCATTAAAAATCAGATAGTAACCAACGATCCCAATCCCCGAGTCGATGTAATCGCCTCTGAAGCAATCAACAAAAACTACAGTGAAGATAGTAGAACCCATATCAGTCACTATGGTTCAGGTCCTGTCAAAGCTATTATTATTGGCGATTCACATGCGGTGGCGACAGCGACAGTGCTGGCTTCAGCGGTAGGCGATAATGGGTCAGTCGTTGGCCTTACGTATTCCGGATGCCCAAATATTGCGTTTGGCGATCTTAAAGACCACCCAGGATGTAGCCTCTTTAATCAACAGCTTTTGAATCGTTTGTCAGAATTCAATTCGCAGACTCCCGTTTTTTTGGTTAACCGGTCCACACATTACATTGAAAATGGATTAATTGATTTTGGTTCCAGGACTGATTCAAAAGAAAAAAATGATGAATTGTTCAAAGAATCCTATTCTGAAATGGTGTGTGCAATACGCAAGCGTCATAACGTCTTCATGGTGAATCCGATCCCTGAAATGCCCGTGAATGTCCCAAGACGTATATCACACGATTTGATGATGGGGAAAACACCAGAAGATATATTTACAACAGTCCAGTCGTATATCGAAAGGAATCACTTGATTTTAGACGCTCAAAAAAACGCAGCGAAAAGCTGTAGTGCAGAAATCTTAAAACCTATCGATTATTTATGTCACGATGGGTTGTGTTATGGAAGCGAAAATCTTCAACCACTTTATTTTGATGACAATCATATAAGTGAAACAGGAAATAAAAAACTCATACCCATGTTCAAAAGCGCCTTGAAGTGA
- the yesQ gene encoding ABC transporter permease protein YesQ, giving the protein MADIQELSTARSIAEREVARTMRKEKINASIRYVILLFVGLLMLYPLVWMFSASFKPNHEIFTTLSLWPANATWDGFVNGWKTGTEYNFGHYMLNTFKYVIPKVILTIISSTIVAYGFARFEIPWKKFWFATLITTMLLPSTVLLIPQYLMFREMGMLNSYMPLYLPLAFATQGFFVFMLIQFLRGVPRDMEEAAQIDGCNSLQVLWYVVVPILKPAIISVALFQFMWSMNDFIGPLIYVYSVDKYPIALALKMSIDVTEGAPWNEILAMASISILPSIIVFFLAQRYFVQGVTSSGIKG; this is encoded by the coding sequence ATGGCTGATATTCAAGAACTTTCCACGGCGAGAAGCATCGCGGAACGTGAAGTCGCGCGGACCATGCGCAAAGAGAAAATCAACGCCAGCATTCGCTACGTGATCCTGCTTTTCGTGGGTTTATTGATGCTCTATCCGCTGGTCTGGATGTTCTCGGCGTCGTTTAAGCCGAACCATGAGATCTTCACCACCTTAAGCCTGTGGCCTGCAAACGCGACCTGGGACGGCTTTGTGAACGGCTGGAAAACCGGGACAGAATACAACTTCGGTCACTACATGCTGAATACGTTCAAGTATGTGATCCCGAAAGTCATTCTGACCATTATCTCTTCCACTATCGTGGCGTACGGCTTTGCGCGCTTCGAGATTCCGTGGAAGAAATTCTGGTTCGCCACGCTCATCACCACCATGCTGCTGCCGAGCACCGTACTGCTGATTCCTCAGTACCTGATGTTCCGCGAAATGGGCATGCTGAACAGCTATATGCCGCTGTACCTGCCGCTGGCGTTTGCCACCCAAGGGTTCTTCGTGTTCATGCTGATTCAGTTCTTGCGCGGTGTACCGCGTGATATGGAAGAAGCCGCACAGATCGATGGCTGTAACTCCTTGCAAGTGCTTTGGTACGTGGTGGTGCCGATTCTGAAACCGGCCATCATATCCGTCGCATTGTTCCAGTTCATGTGGTCAATGAACGACTTTATCGGGCCGCTGATTTATGTCTACAGCGTGGATAAATACCCGATTGCACTGGCTCTGAAAATGTCCATCGACGTCACCGAAGGTGCGCCGTGGAACGAAATTCTGGCAATGGCGAGCATCTCCATTCTGCCATCTATCATTGTCTTCTTCCTGGCACAGCGCTACTTCGTACAGGGCGTAACCAGCAGCGGAATTAAAGGTTAA